One segment of Chionomys nivalis chromosome 1, mChiNiv1.1, whole genome shotgun sequence DNA contains the following:
- the Crbn gene encoding protein cereblon isoform X1 gives MADEGDQPDAAHNMGNHLPLLPAESEDEEDEIEMEVEDQDSRDARKPNIINFDTSLPTSHTYLGADMEEFHGRTLHDDDSCQVIPVLPQVMMILIPGQTLPLQLSHPQEVSMVRNLIQKDRTFAVLAYSNAQEREAQFGTTAEIYAYREEQEFGIEVVKVKAIGRQRFKVLELRTQSDGIQQAKVQILPECVLPSTMSAVQLESLNKCQIFPSKPVSWEDQYSCKWWQKYQKRKFHCANLTSWPRWLYSLYDAETLMDRIKKQLREWDENLKDDSLPANPIDFSYRVAACLPIDDVLRIQLLKIGSAIQRLRCELDIMNKCTSLCCKQCQETEITTKNEIFSLSLCGPMAAYVNPHGYVHETLTVYKASNLNLIGRPSTVHSWFPGYAWTIAQCKICASHIGWKFTATKKDMSPQKFWGLTRSALLPTIPETEDEISPDKVILCL, from the exons ATGGCCGACGAGGGAGATCAGCCGGACGCTGCGCACAACATGGGCAACCATCTGCCGCTGCTGCCTG cAGAGAGTGAAGATGAGGAAGATGAAATTGAAATGGAAGTTGAAGACCAGGATAGTAGAGACGCCAGAAAACCAAACATCATAAACTTTGACACCAGCCTGCCAACGTCACATACA TATCTGGGCGCTGATATGGAAGAGTTTCATGGGAGGACTTTGCATGATGATGACAGCTGTCAGGTAATTCCAGTCCTTCCTCAAGTGATGATGATCCTGATTCCTGGGCAGACATTACCACTACAGCTTTCCCACCCGCAAGAAGTCAGCATGGTGCGGAATTTAATCCAGAAAGACAGAACCTTTGCCGTTCTTGCGTACAG TAATGCGCAAGAAAGGGAAGCACAGTTCGGAACCACAGCAGAGATTTATGCTTATCGAGAAGAGCAGGAGTTTGGAATTGAAGTAGTGAAAGTGAAAGCAATTGGACGGCAGAGGTTCAAGGTCCTTGAACTTAGAACACAGTCAGATGG AATCCAGCAGGCTAAAGTGCAAATTTTGCCAGAGTGTGTGTTGCCATCAACCATGTCTGCAGTTCAGTTAGAATCACTCAATAAGTGCCAGATATTTCCTTCAAAACCTGTCTCTTGGGAAGACCAATATTCATGTAAGTGGTGGCAGAAATACCAGAAG AGAAAGTTTCATTGTGCAAATCTGACTTCATGGCCTCGCTGGCTGTATTCATTATATGACGCT GAAACATTAATGGATAGAATTAAGAAACAGCTACGTGAATGGGATGAAAATCTCAAAGATGATTCTCTTCCTGCGAATCCAATAG ACTTTTCTTACAGAGTAGCTGCTTGTCTTCCTATTGACGATGTGTTGAGAATTCAGCTCCTTAAAATTGGTAGTGCTATTCAACGGCTTCGCTGTGAATTAGATATCATGAATAAA TGTACTTCCCTTTGCTGTAAACAGTgtcaagaaacagaaataacaacCAAGAATGAAATATTTAG TTTATCCCTATGTGGTCCAATGGCAGCATATGTGAACCCTCATGGATATGTACATGAGACACTGACTGTGTATAAAGCTTCCAACCTGAATCTGATAGGTCGGCCTTCTACAGTACACAGCTGGTTTCCTGG GTATGCATGGACCATTGCCCAGTGTAAGATTTGTGCGAGCCACATTGGATGGAAATTTACAGCCACCAAAAAAGATATGTCACCTCAAAAGTTCTGGGGCTTAACTCGCTCTGCTCTGTTACCCACAATTCCAGAAACTGAAGATGAAATAAGTCCAGACAAAGTAATACTTTGTTTGTAA
- the Crbn gene encoding protein cereblon isoform X2, with protein MADEGDQPDAAHNMGNHLPLLPESEDEEDEIEMEVEDQDSRDARKPNIINFDTSLPTSHTYLGADMEEFHGRTLHDDDSCQVIPVLPQVMMILIPGQTLPLQLSHPQEVSMVRNLIQKDRTFAVLAYSNAQEREAQFGTTAEIYAYREEQEFGIEVVKVKAIGRQRFKVLELRTQSDGIQQAKVQILPECVLPSTMSAVQLESLNKCQIFPSKPVSWEDQYSCKWWQKYQKRKFHCANLTSWPRWLYSLYDAETLMDRIKKQLREWDENLKDDSLPANPIDFSYRVAACLPIDDVLRIQLLKIGSAIQRLRCELDIMNKCTSLCCKQCQETEITTKNEIFSLSLCGPMAAYVNPHGYVHETLTVYKASNLNLIGRPSTVHSWFPGYAWTIAQCKICASHIGWKFTATKKDMSPQKFWGLTRSALLPTIPETEDEISPDKVILCL; from the exons ATGGCCGACGAGGGAGATCAGCCGGACGCTGCGCACAACATGGGCAACCATCTGCCGCTGCTGCCTG AGAGTGAAGATGAGGAAGATGAAATTGAAATGGAAGTTGAAGACCAGGATAGTAGAGACGCCAGAAAACCAAACATCATAAACTTTGACACCAGCCTGCCAACGTCACATACA TATCTGGGCGCTGATATGGAAGAGTTTCATGGGAGGACTTTGCATGATGATGACAGCTGTCAGGTAATTCCAGTCCTTCCTCAAGTGATGATGATCCTGATTCCTGGGCAGACATTACCACTACAGCTTTCCCACCCGCAAGAAGTCAGCATGGTGCGGAATTTAATCCAGAAAGACAGAACCTTTGCCGTTCTTGCGTACAG TAATGCGCAAGAAAGGGAAGCACAGTTCGGAACCACAGCAGAGATTTATGCTTATCGAGAAGAGCAGGAGTTTGGAATTGAAGTAGTGAAAGTGAAAGCAATTGGACGGCAGAGGTTCAAGGTCCTTGAACTTAGAACACAGTCAGATGG AATCCAGCAGGCTAAAGTGCAAATTTTGCCAGAGTGTGTGTTGCCATCAACCATGTCTGCAGTTCAGTTAGAATCACTCAATAAGTGCCAGATATTTCCTTCAAAACCTGTCTCTTGGGAAGACCAATATTCATGTAAGTGGTGGCAGAAATACCAGAAG AGAAAGTTTCATTGTGCAAATCTGACTTCATGGCCTCGCTGGCTGTATTCATTATATGACGCT GAAACATTAATGGATAGAATTAAGAAACAGCTACGTGAATGGGATGAAAATCTCAAAGATGATTCTCTTCCTGCGAATCCAATAG ACTTTTCTTACAGAGTAGCTGCTTGTCTTCCTATTGACGATGTGTTGAGAATTCAGCTCCTTAAAATTGGTAGTGCTATTCAACGGCTTCGCTGTGAATTAGATATCATGAATAAA TGTACTTCCCTTTGCTGTAAACAGTgtcaagaaacagaaataacaacCAAGAATGAAATATTTAG TTTATCCCTATGTGGTCCAATGGCAGCATATGTGAACCCTCATGGATATGTACATGAGACACTGACTGTGTATAAAGCTTCCAACCTGAATCTGATAGGTCGGCCTTCTACAGTACACAGCTGGTTTCCTGG GTATGCATGGACCATTGCCCAGTGTAAGATTTGTGCGAGCCACATTGGATGGAAATTTACAGCCACCAAAAAAGATATGTCACCTCAAAAGTTCTGGGGCTTAACTCGCTCTGCTCTGTTACCCACAATTCCAGAAACTGAAGATGAAATAAGTCCAGACAAAGTAATACTTTGTTTGTAA